Proteins from one Staphylococcus sp. IVB6214 genomic window:
- a CDS encoding IS1182 family transposase — MYKEYNISQLSLPIETEISFPESDIALIINKLVESIPQETFNQYYNHRGPSSYHPKMMLKIVLYSYTQSVFSGRKMEFLLKDSCRMMWLAQGQVPSYRTINRFRVNPHMIDFIQVLFVGLRAQLLEDKVITEDALYIDGTKIEANANKYTFQWLGSTKHFSKGVIEKSNAVYKQLISEKIIPEIKRESSDELTKEELNRIEMHLDDKNETLTSKIEASQSVEIRKTLRKQRSKVRKYKKAIKDFKDRKIKYDEQMEIYGDRKSYSKTDHDATFMRMKNDHMKNGQLKPGYNLQIATNNQFILAFGVYSNPGDTRTLPSFLKSTKELYGDIPEYIVADAGYGSEQNYTMILDEFEKTLLITYSMYLKEKKRKYKNNPFITANWKYNEIDDYYVCPNNKELHFKSYRKRRDGYGYQRDFKLYKCEDCVGCPLRNECMNYRTNPTTTKSLYKNPTWDYFKAFTNKQLSDPKTKGIYKKRKIDVESAFGNLKANLGFQRLSVRTQSKVECELGIALMAVNIRKLAR, encoded by the coding sequence ATGTATAAAGAGTATAACATTTCTCAGCTTAGTCTGCCAATTGAAACTGAAATTTCTTTTCCCGAGAGTGATATTGCCCTCATTATTAATAAACTTGTAGAATCTATTCCCCAAGAAACTTTTAATCAATATTACAACCATAGAGGTCCTTCATCTTATCATCCTAAAATGATGTTAAAAATCGTTTTATACAGCTATACACAGTCTGTCTTTTCTGGTAGAAAAATGGAATTTCTACTTAAAGATAGTTGTCGTATGATGTGGTTAGCTCAAGGACAAGTCCCTTCATATCGTACAATCAATCGCTTTAGAGTTAATCCACACATGATAGATTTTATACAAGTTCTATTTGTGGGTCTTAGAGCGCAATTATTAGAAGACAAAGTGATTACAGAAGACGCCCTTTATATAGATGGAACGAAGATAGAGGCTAATGCCAATAAATATACTTTTCAATGGCTAGGTAGCACTAAGCATTTTAGTAAAGGGGTTATTGAAAAATCCAATGCGGTGTATAAACAGTTAATTTCAGAGAAGATCATACCTGAAATTAAGAGAGAATCTTCTGATGAACTAACGAAAGAAGAATTAAATCGTATTGAGATGCATTTAGATGATAAAAATGAAACGCTCACTTCTAAAATTGAAGCATCTCAAAGTGTAGAAATAAGAAAGACATTAAGAAAACAAAGAAGTAAAGTTAGAAAATATAAAAAAGCAATCAAAGATTTTAAAGATCGTAAAATAAAATATGATGAGCAGATGGAAATTTATGGTGACAGAAAAAGCTATTCTAAAACAGATCATGATGCGACCTTTATGAGAATGAAAAATGATCATATGAAGAATGGACAATTAAAGCCTGGCTATAATCTGCAGATTGCGACGAACAATCAGTTCATTTTGGCATTTGGTGTGTATAGTAATCCGGGTGATACGCGAACACTTCCTTCTTTTTTAAAATCAACCAAAGAATTATACGGTGACATTCCAGAGTACATTGTAGCTGATGCGGGATATGGTAGCGAACAAAACTATACGATGATTCTTGATGAATTCGAGAAAACACTACTCATCACATATAGTATGTATTTAAAAGAGAAGAAAAGAAAATATAAAAATAATCCATTCATAACAGCTAATTGGAAATATAATGAAATAGATGACTATTATGTATGTCCGAATAACAAAGAATTGCATTTCAAAAGTTATAGAAAAAGAAGAGACGGATATGGTTATCAGAGAGATTTCAAATTATATAAATGTGAAGATTGTGTTGGATGTCCTTTACGAAATGAATGTATGAATTACAGAACCAACCCAACTACAACAAAAAGCTTATATAAAAATCCAACTTGGGATTATTTTAAAGCATTCACAAATAAGCAGCTTTCAGATCCAAAAACGAAAGGCATCTACAAAAAACGAAAAATAGATGTCGAATCAGCATTTGGAAATCTGAAGGCTAATTTGGGTTTCCAAAGGTTATCAGTTCGCACTCAATCAAAGGTTGAATGCGAATTAGGAATCGCACTTATGGCAGTAAACATCAGAAAACTAGCCAGATAA
- a CDS encoding DUF2871 domain-containing protein, with translation MKRILYAFMFYTVLGLFSGFGYRELTLHYNFTGDTQMSVMHTHLLTLGMFVFLILISIEKLFKISSYYLFNWFYIIYNTGVIVTVSMQFAKGFMQISGQEVPASFSGFAGIGHVVITAGFILLFFLLRQAILKEPRDAE, from the coding sequence ATGAAAAGAATTTTATATGCGTTTATGTTTTATACTGTACTTGGATTGTTTAGTGGTTTTGGTTATCGCGAATTAACATTGCACTATAACTTTACAGGAGATACACAAATGAGTGTGATGCATACACACTTGTTGACATTAGGTATGTTTGTATTTTTAATATTAATCTCTATTGAAAAGCTATTCAAAATTAGTAGCTACTATTTGTTCAATTGGTTTTATATTATTTACAACACAGGTGTGATTGTGACAGTGAGTATGCAATTTGCTAAAGGCTTTATGCAAATTTCTGGACAAGAAGTACCCGCTTCATTTTCAGGCTTTGCAGGAATCGGCCACGTTGTCATTACAGCTGGCTTTATCCTGTTATTCTTCTTACTCAGACAAGCCATTCTAAAAGAACCAAGAGACGCAGAATAG
- a CDS encoding YcnI family protein, whose translation MKLNKLLASFGFVVVTTLGTVGVAEAHVTLNPQVSEPGSYEEYSVRVPVERNDQTVKLELEVPKGVSLSTVQPVNGFKHSFKKDGKGNIEKVTWTATNKGIGPHEHVDFPIVVANPEEAGEFKWKATQTYKDGTVVRWTDEDEKSETPAPVTKVKAADTEHEETPSTGGQTALWIVSILALIVSAVALFKQRNLTKTDK comes from the coding sequence ATGAAATTAAATAAATTATTGGCAAGTTTCGGATTTGTTGTTGTAACAACTCTCGGAACGGTAGGTGTGGCAGAAGCGCATGTCACGTTAAACCCACAAGTCAGTGAACCGGGATCATATGAAGAGTATAGTGTGCGCGTACCAGTAGAGCGTAATGATCAGACGGTGAAGTTAGAGTTGGAAGTGCCTAAAGGTGTATCGCTATCGACTGTACAACCTGTGAATGGCTTTAAACATAGCTTTAAGAAAGATGGTAAAGGTAATATTGAGAAGGTTACTTGGACGGCAACAAACAAAGGGATTGGTCCTCATGAACATGTTGACTTCCCGATTGTAGTAGCGAACCCGGAAGAAGCGGGTGAATTCAAATGGAAGGCGACTCAAACATACAAAGATGGGACAGTGGTACGTTGGACAGATGAAGATGAGAAGAGTGAGACACCTGCTCCAGTGACGAAGGTGAAGGCGGCGGATACTGAACATGAAGAAACACCATCAACAGGTGGACAAACAGCATTATGGATTGTATCGATACTTGCGTTGATTGTGTCTGCGGTTGCATTGTTTAAACAGCGTAATCTTACGAAAACTGACAAGTAA
- a CDS encoding copper resistance protein CopC/CopD codes for MSIARRTGLLWGILIAMIFVVGGYFNVASAHVSLENHQPMQDEVVSNAPDEIKLKFSDPVNVRYTEVQLYNDKGHQVEQLHSDQTGYSDTVIFRTQQYDEGTYAVKWQAVSPDGHEVSGQYQFSIGTQTAKYIDISKPFYADAYWWLGVLRFVMQGTVLLLTGLYIVNRIMAQASAPTFDVLPKYRSIAWILVMLIGATSLVYLMTLSRNAIQQLLRLDLSTWISFPFLLAMVALMITVILFSLRQMEPIWYHAMPVLILISLASSGHVWAQDIPLYALLLRTLHLVGIAVWLGSFIYLYAYIQSHQQHSYVLILRDVLLKTNIGAVIVIIVTGLLMSIDATSIQAIVTQQTTYSVLWLTKISLTIVLMGLGAIQTFWAMNKKRKIQQPMLYFEIIIGVLLILAGVIMSQIAAPL; via the coding sequence ATGAGTATTGCAAGACGTACAGGGCTATTATGGGGGATACTTATTGCGATGATTTTTGTAGTAGGGGGATATTTTAATGTAGCATCTGCACATGTTTCATTAGAAAACCACCAGCCAATGCAAGATGAAGTGGTATCCAATGCGCCTGACGAGATTAAGTTAAAGTTCAGTGATCCAGTGAATGTACGTTACACAGAAGTACAACTTTACAATGATAAAGGACATCAAGTAGAACAACTACATTCTGATCAAACGGGCTATTCCGATACAGTCATTTTTCGAACGCAACAGTACGATGAAGGGACATATGCAGTAAAGTGGCAAGCGGTATCACCCGATGGTCATGAAGTTTCAGGACAGTATCAATTTTCAATTGGTACACAAACCGCGAAGTATATTGATATTTCAAAACCATTTTATGCTGATGCTTACTGGTGGTTGGGTGTTTTACGGTTTGTGATGCAAGGAACTGTATTGCTCTTAACAGGTCTCTACATCGTTAATCGTATTATGGCACAGGCGAGTGCGCCGACATTTGATGTTTTGCCAAAGTATCGAAGTATTGCATGGATACTCGTGATGTTGATAGGAGCAACGAGTTTGGTTTATTTAATGACTCTATCACGCAATGCGATTCAACAACTATTACGACTTGACTTGTCAACATGGATATCCTTTCCATTTCTTCTCGCAATGGTAGCGTTGATGATAACAGTCATTTTATTTTCGCTTAGACAGATGGAACCTATTTGGTATCATGCAATGCCAGTATTAATATTGATCAGTTTAGCAAGTTCAGGACATGTTTGGGCACAAGATATTCCGCTGTATGCCTTGTTATTGCGAACTTTACATTTAGTAGGAATTGCTGTGTGGCTTGGTAGTTTCATTTATCTCTATGCTTATATACAGTCACATCAACAGCATTCGTATGTTTTAATTTTACGTGATGTATTATTAAAAACAAACATAGGGGCTGTCATTGTTATTATTGTGACGGGCTTACTGATGTCAATAGATGCAACATCTATTCAGGCGATTGTGACACAACAAACAACATATAGTGTTTTATGGTTAACAAAGATTAGTTTGACAATTGTATTGATGGGATTAGGTGCTATCCAAACATTTTGGGCGATGAACAAAAAGCGGAAAATTCAGCAACCGATGTTATATTTTGAAATAATAATAGGAGTTTTACTCATACTAGCAGGAGTTATTATGAGTCAAATTGCAGCGCCATTATAA
- a CDS encoding Na/Pi cotransporter family protein, which produces MSITQVIFSFLGGLGIFLYGLKVMGDGLQASAGDRLRDILNKFTSNPLLGVLAGMIVTILIQSSSGTTVITIGLVTAGFMTLKQAIGVIMGANIGTTVTAFIIGIDLGEYAMPILALGTFLIFFFKKSKIQNIGRILFGFGSLFFGLEFMGGAVKPLAELDGFRQIMLDMSSNPLYGIIAGVGLTALVQSSSATIGILQEFYGEGLIELYGAIPVLLGDNIGTTITAVLASLAGSLAAKRAAFVHVIFNVIGVIIFSLFMPLVIHAVGFIQEAWNLKPAMAIAFAHGAFNVTNTLIQLPFVGALAWIVTKIVPGKDITEEYKPQHLNHDLVYHAPSVALQETQKELQNVGRIVQTMLDDVHHTDAIDKKFMKQIEQKHQAVETITDSIRSYLVRISTKDVNKKDVERLAVMLDINRTVLKVSNRIKEYIDLIDRQNQKDINLTDDAQKGIDKLFTFVEESFDKALETLDVYDTTKKDEVAARSQEAFTIEHRLRKDHIKRLNRGVCSTDGGLLYVDMIGVLERIGYNSRNISEAMVGLNDDVVVEEETVTT; this is translated from the coding sequence ATGTCAATCACACAAGTCATCTTTTCATTCTTAGGAGGACTTGGTATTTTCCTTTACGGATTGAAAGTAATGGGAGACGGTTTACAAGCTTCAGCAGGAGATCGTTTGCGCGATATCTTAAATAAGTTTACATCTAACCCACTATTAGGTGTATTAGCAGGTATGATTGTGACCATTTTGATTCAAAGTAGTTCGGGGACAACAGTTATTACAATTGGACTTGTTACTGCTGGATTTATGACGTTAAAGCAAGCAATCGGTGTTATCATGGGGGCAAACATCGGAACAACGGTAACAGCCTTCATCATTGGTATCGACTTAGGCGAATATGCAATGCCTATTCTTGCCCTCGGTACATTCTTAATTTTCTTCTTTAAAAAGTCTAAGATTCAAAATATCGGACGTATTTTATTTGGTTTTGGTTCACTTTTCTTCGGTTTGGAGTTTATGGGTGGTGCTGTGAAGCCATTAGCCGAATTAGATGGATTCAGACAGATTATGCTTGATATGTCATCGAACCCATTATACGGTATTATAGCTGGTGTTGGTTTGACAGCACTTGTACAAAGTTCAAGCGCAACAATTGGTATTCTTCAAGAATTTTACGGTGAAGGCTTAATTGAACTTTACGGTGCAATTCCAGTCTTACTTGGTGATAACATTGGAACAACGATAACAGCTGTATTAGCAAGTTTAGCCGGTTCATTAGCAGCGAAACGTGCGGCATTCGTACATGTTATCTTTAATGTAATCGGTGTGATTATCTTCTCACTGTTCATGCCATTGGTTATTCATGCAGTTGGCTTTATTCAAGAAGCATGGAACTTGAAGCCAGCGATGGCAATTGCCTTTGCGCATGGTGCGTTCAACGTAACAAATACATTAATTCAATTACCATTTGTGGGTGCCCTTGCCTGGATCGTAACGAAAATTGTACCGGGCAAAGATATTACAGAGGAATACAAACCACAGCACTTGAATCATGACCTTGTATACCATGCGCCAAGTGTCGCACTACAAGAAACGCAAAAAGAATTACAAAATGTGGGGCGTATTGTTCAAACGATGTTAGATGATGTGCATCACACAGATGCCATTGATAAAAAGTTCATGAAACAAATTGAACAAAAACATCAAGCTGTCGAAACAATCACAGATAGTATTAGAAGTTATCTTGTACGTATTTCAACAAAAGATGTTAATAAAAAAGATGTTGAGCGTTTAGCAGTGATGTTAGACATAAATCGAACAGTCTTAAAAGTATCGAATCGCATTAAAGAATATATTGATCTCATTGATCGTCAGAATCAGAAGGATATCAATCTTACAGACGATGCGCAAAAGGGTATCGACAAACTCTTTACGTTCGTAGAGGAGTCATTCGATAAAGCGTTAGAAACACTTGATGTATATGATACAACGAAAAAAGACGAAGTGGCTGCACGTAGTCAAGAAGCCTTTACGATTGAACACCGATTGCGTAAAGACCATATTAAACGTCTTAACCGCGGTGTATGTTCAACAGACGGTGGATTATTATATGTTGATATGATCGGTGTATTAGAACGTATCGGATACAATTCACGTAACATCTCAGAAGCGATGGTAGGTCTGAATGATGATGTAGTGGTTGAAGAAGAAACTGTCACAACTTAA